A genomic window from Sphingobacterium sp. BN32 includes:
- a CDS encoding S9 family peptidase: MLRLSCIGALLLINNMAVAQSKEVPQKVKRPQVENQVKTINGGTPLSPKALWELGRVSAEGLSADGTQLIYGVSNYQFDDNKSEKNLFVIPTKGGVAKQFTSEAGGESVLSVQENGDVLYMFKGQIWQKSLKGGDAKQLTNIEGGLENVKISPDGKSILFSKSVLLKEYHSVDKYADLPKSNVYIYDNLDYRHWDTWNDGRFNHPFIASYDNGKIGEPKDIMEGEPFYSPQMPFGGADDFAWAPDSKSVIYVAKKRFGNDYAQSTNTDLYQYDIASGKTSNLTEGMSGYDTNPTYSKDGKLLSWLSMKTDGYEADKNDIILLEPASGRKVNLTAHWDGTVNSFVWSKDNKKIYFVAPTKGTVQLFEINVVKGVWSKMLPKITQISEGDFDITGIVGETPTGLIVTSTKMTRATEVYDYNFKSRAIKPITTVNDARYRQIADTKVEGRMTKASDGLDLFSWVIYPPDFDPSKKYPVLLFCQGGPQSATTQSYSFRWNFQLMASQGYIVIAPNRRGMPGWGVTWNEQISKDWGGQSIRDYLSAIDDLSKESYVDKENIAAVGASYGGYSVFMLAGIHEGRFKSFISHCGLFDMTSWYGTTEELFFANHDIGPYWDKNNAKSYNEFNPIKHIDKWDTPILIFQGGKDYRVPIGQGLEAFQAAQLKGVKSRLVYLPEENHWVLSGHNAQVWQREFFGWLSETLK, encoded by the coding sequence ATGTTGAGATTATCATGTATTGGAGCACTCTTATTGATCAATAATATGGCTGTTGCACAGAGTAAAGAAGTTCCACAGAAAGTGAAGAGACCGCAGGTAGAGAATCAGGTCAAAACAATAAATGGAGGTACTCCACTAAGTCCAAAGGCACTTTGGGAGCTAGGAAGGGTGAGTGCTGAAGGTTTATCTGCAGACGGTACACAATTGATATACGGTGTTTCGAACTATCAGTTTGACGATAATAAATCCGAGAAGAATCTATTTGTGATTCCGACTAAAGGCGGAGTGGCAAAGCAATTTACCAGCGAAGCGGGTGGTGAGTCTGTCTTATCTGTTCAAGAGAATGGCGATGTATTGTACATGTTCAAAGGCCAGATTTGGCAGAAGAGCTTAAAGGGCGGCGATGCAAAGCAGTTGACGAATATTGAAGGGGGCTTGGAGAATGTGAAAATCTCACCGGACGGCAAGTCGATCTTATTCAGTAAATCGGTTTTGTTAAAAGAATATCATTCCGTAGACAAATATGCCGACTTACCGAAGTCGAATGTCTATATCTATGATAATTTAGACTATCGCCATTGGGATACCTGGAACGATGGTCGTTTTAATCATCCTTTTATCGCGAGCTATGATAATGGAAAGATTGGCGAGCCTAAAGATATTATGGAGGGCGAGCCTTTCTATTCGCCGCAGATGCCTTTCGGAGGTGCGGATGACTTTGCATGGGCACCGGATAGCAAATCGGTTATTTATGTCGCAAAAAAGCGGTTTGGGAATGACTATGCACAAAGTACCAATACAGACTTGTATCAATATGATATCGCATCTGGCAAAACCAGTAATCTGACGGAGGGGATGAGCGGATATGATACCAATCCGACCTACAGTAAGGATGGAAAGCTCTTGAGTTGGTTAAGCATGAAGACCGATGGCTATGAGGCTGATAAAAACGATATCATTCTTTTAGAACCTGCCTCAGGAAGAAAGGTGAACTTAACGGCTCATTGGGATGGTACTGTAAATTCCTTCGTTTGGAGTAAAGACAATAAGAAGATCTATTTCGTTGCGCCAACCAAAGGTACGGTACAACTTTTCGAGATCAATGTGGTGAAAGGCGTGTGGTCGAAGATGCTACCAAAGATTACGCAGATATCCGAAGGCGATTTTGATATTACCGGTATTGTTGGTGAGACTCCTACGGGTCTTATCGTGACCTCTACGAAGATGACGAGAGCAACCGAGGTATATGATTATAACTTTAAATCTAGAGCAATCAAGCCGATTACCACAGTGAACGACGCGAGATATCGTCAGATTGCCGATACGAAAGTTGAAGGCAGAATGACGAAAGCTTCTGATGGTTTAGATCTTTTTTCGTGGGTAATCTATCCGCCGGACTTTGATCCAAGCAAGAAATATCCGGTGTTATTGTTCTGTCAGGGTGGTCCGCAATCTGCAACGACACAATCTTATTCTTTCCGTTGGAATTTCCAACTGATGGCTTCTCAAGGTTATATTGTTATTGCTCCGAACCGTCGCGGGATGCCAGGATGGGGCGTGACATGGAACGAGCAAATTTCAAAAGACTGGGGTGGACAATCTATTCGCGATTACTTATCGGCAATCGATGATCTTTCGAAAGAGTCCTATGTAGATAAAGAGAATATCGCTGCGGTAGGGGCAAGCTATGGTGGTTATTCGGTCTTTATGCTTGCAGGTATTCATGAAGGAAGATTCAAGTCCTTTATTTCACATTGTGGATTATTTGATATGACTTCCTGGTATGGTACAACGGAAGAGCTATTCTTTGCTAATCATGATATCGGTCCTTATTGGGACAAGAATAATGCGAAGTCGTATAATGAATTCAATCCGATCAAACATATTGACAAATGGGATACGCCTATTTTGATTTTCCAGGGCGGTAAAGATTACAGAGTTCCGATTGGACAGGGCTTAGAAGCTTTCCAGGCGGCTCAGTTGAAAGGCGTGAAAAGCAGATTAGTTTATCTTCCGGAAGAGAATCACTGGGTTCTTTCAGGACATAATGCGCAGGTATGGCAGCGAGAGTTTTTCGGATGGCTATCGGAAACCTTGAAATAA